The sequence below is a genomic window from Plodia interpunctella isolate USDA-ARS_2022_Savannah chromosome 5, ilPloInte3.2, whole genome shotgun sequence.
aaaaacaacataaatacttgttatataagataaaaatagatttagccaagagtacctactactcACTAATGAAAACATTGAACGGCGGCGTAAgacgtaaagagatgaattgATTCAGCCGAACTGACATGGTCTCGGATTGACAGGGGCGctggttcaattcccgctcgattccagaattttttcatcttgtTGTCTTGAATTGTTTtcaagaataatttaaaaagcatgtgtataacaaatccatttcaATAGATTTAGCTAGTcaagaaaatgataataagactaattaataatactaacaAACAGCTTGTGTATTGAATTTGGCTCTTGAAGAATATAAAGACGGTCCTATTTGAGCAGTTCATACAAGACTATAAAAGAGAGATGATAAAGAGAAACTAAggtttaacattttcaaagaGCATTTACAAGATTAATGAAAGCATTTAGCAGCGTGGTTATAATGTTAAGGGGTAAAAATCTTCTATTTCGTGTAGCAATGTTGACTTCGATATTAATCGGTAATGGTCGCTTGTGATTggaagatcccaggttcgaatcataCTTGTGTCACATGTGTTTGAGTGCCTAATCTGTCTCATGTATTATAGATTTCATACTTTCTTTTGGTGAATGTAAATTTCGAGAAGAATGCAAACTAATAGACTAGTGCCACTAACTATACTTAGcggtatttataaaagataTCTCATATGCTTTCAGCCTACTCCTATGtacaatattctaaattttatatggaagTGTTTTACATTCTTCTTTCACATCAAAATGGCGCATTGAATCTGGATGGATAGGACTGCCACGGACTGTGGGAAGCAAGGAAGTCGGTGTGTACTCAGCAGTGGGTACAAAAAGACCATGTGGATTTCGTGATTGgttgaaattttcatatttttaaagcacGATGTAAATCAAAAGTTAATtcggaataaaattttatttttcattaccaAGCATGCAAACAGACATACGGCCCACCTTATATTAAGTAGTCACCACTGCCTACTTTGTGGCTTAGTGATATATAGTTACTTTTCCATTTCTATcactaacataaaattttgcacGTGTTTCGAAAATACATTctatatctaaataattttaagttccGCATACATGTTTAATTACTGAACATTTCAACATAGTAAATAGAACGTAGAgagaatatttttgcaaaaatttgaaaaatccaAGTGTAGACGATAAATGTTGTTAAtgagcaataaaaataataataacattgagcattatatataaatagtctTCTTGCTTGTGAACTTTTAAGAGTTAGAGTTAGTCGTTCTCTGAAATGTTGGTTTTGAGTCTATTAGTCCTAACAGCCGGCTTGGCCCTGGCTTATGAAGAATATGATGTAGACCAAGCTGAGGTCCTGTTTGAGCAGTTCATTCAAGAATACAACCGAGTTTATAAAGACGATGAAGAAAAGCAAATgagatttaacatttttaaatcgcatttacatgttataaacAAGCATAATAAGGTACATGGTTACAACGTTTTGGGTATGTCAAATTTTTCATCTCGTACGCAAATATCAACATTTGATAACATCAGTAATAGATAAAACTGGAGAGAATAGTATTTACAGTTTAGAGGTACTGGTAACTAGAGAGAGTACTGCTAAGAAATTTTTGAAGCATACATAGCATCAACATAAATTGCTATTACTTTTACTCTTGGCAGATTTCTTTGCGGTGCAAGGTTTGTCTATATGTTAtacaatacctatataatataccaTGAAGAAAATGTCGAGATGTCGAGCCTCAAAAAGTTTTCAGCAGTATTTTCTGTTCTATCTATAACTTCAGTGATGATATCATagtaatcaattaatttaaacgtGATTTGTACCAACCGAATTAATAGTAGAAATCGCGAGCTCATCTGTTAGTTGGGTTTGCGATTGGATTTTTGGGAAGAAAATATCATGTCAATAAACGTCATCTATCATTTCTATTCAAAAGTTGTTGTGTATTTACGAAGGTATCAACCAATTTGCTGATATATCGAAAGAAGAATTTGCAAATACGCATTTCGGTTACCGTCCTAATGAAGTCGGAGACGGGTCTCCCTGTACAAGCTCAAAGTTAAGGATAACAGCAAAAGATGTACCAGAAAGTTTCGATTGGAGAGACAAAGGTGTAGTTACCGATGTGAAAAACCAGGATGGTTGTGGCGCGTGCTGGGCTTTCAGCACTATTGGTATGTAAATTTACCATCATAATAACCTATAAGCTTTCTAAATTCTAGCATAGTTCTGCGTTAGTAGGCAATTTAGGGCTTGGGATGCGAGACAGGCCAATATGGACCTCATCTGCATAGTTATTTCGTTTTTCGCATACATTGACGACCGCTGTAATGTATGACAACCTTGCGTTCGGGCGGTGTCGTATGTACGAGTAAATCTCTATATCCTCATAGCTGAATCTGAATTGCAgaagaaggtttagatgtagaTAGTATTTACCTGGTTTTGCCTGACCGCAGGGACGGCACGCTAgttccaaaataatttaataacataataccCATCAGTTGTAATTAGAATTAACTCGATGAAGAAGAGGAATACGATCATTTTTCTCTTccaaataacataatttaaagcATTTCAGGAAACGTGGAGAGTCAATACGCAAAAGTACATGGAGCTGAAAATCTGATCAGTTTATCTGAACAGCAATTGGTTGACTGTG
It includes:
- the LOC128670253 gene encoding uncharacterized protein LOC128670253; the encoded protein is MLVLSLLVLTAGLALAYEEYDVDQAEVLFEQFIQEYNRVYKDDEEKQMRFNIFKSHLHVINKHNKVHGYNVLGINQFADISKEEFANTHFGYRPNEVGDGSPCTSSKLRITAKDVPESFDWRDKGVVTDVKNQDGCGACWAFSTIGNVESQYAKVHGAENLISLSEQQLVDCDTTDHNCGGGAMENALLYFVNSGGGVMSEQDYPYLGKFGQCTFDQNKARVNVTGCVDFTNTPEEDIKEILVNNGPLAVALGVDINFKFYRGGILRTCDPNIKYNHALLIVGYGSENGVPYWIIKNSWGDEYGEKGYIRLIRSNPDCRVGKCQLVSAQVA